The following are encoded together in the Bos javanicus breed banteng chromosome 4, ARS-OSU_banteng_1.0, whole genome shotgun sequence genome:
- the LOC133246521 gene encoding serine protease 1, giving the protein MKTFIFLALLGAAVAFPVDDDDKIVGGYTCGANTVPYQVSLNSGYHFCGGSLINSQWVVSAAHCYKSGIQVRLGEDNINVVEGNEQFISASKSIVHPSYNSNTLNNDIMLIKLKSAASLNSRVASISLPTSCASAGTQCLISGWGNTKSSGTSYPDVLKCLKAPILSDSSCKSAYPGQITSNMFCAGYLEGGKDSCQGDSGGPVVCSGKLQGIVSWGSGCAQKNKPGVYTKVCNYVSWIKQTIASN; this is encoded by the exons ATGAAGACCTTCATCTTTCTGGCTCTCTTGGGAGCTGCTG TTGCTTTCCCCGTGGACGATGATGACAAGATCGTGGGTGGCTACACCTGTGGGGCAAATACTGTCCCCTACCAAGTGTCCCTGAACTCTGGCTACCACTTCTGCGGGGGCTCCCTCATCAACAGCCAGTGGGTGGTGTCTGCGGCTCACTGCTACAAGTC CGGAATCCAAGTGCGTCTGGGAGAAGACAACATTAATGTCGTTGAGGGCAATGAGCAATTCATCAGCGCATCCAAGAGCATCGTCCATCCCAGCTACAACTCAAACACCTTAAACAACGACATCATGCTGATTAAACTGAAATCAGCTGCCAGTCTCAACAGCCGAGTAGCCTCTATCTCTCTGCCAACATCCTGTGCCTCTGCTGGCACCCAGTGTCTCATCTCTGGCTGGGGCAACACCAAAAGCAGTGGCA CCAGCTACCCTGATGTCCTGAAGTGTCTGAAGGCTCCCATCCTATCAGACAGCTCTTGCAAAAGTGCCTACCCAGGCCAGATCACCAGCAACATGTTCTGTGCGGGCTACCTGGAGGGCGGAAAGGACTCCTGCCAG GGTGACTCCGGTGGCCCTGTGGTCTGCAGTGGAAAGCTCCAGGGCATTGTCTCCTGGGGCTCTGGCTGCGCTCAGAAAAACAAGCCTGGTGTCTACACCAAGGTCTGCAACTACGTGAGCTGGATTAAGCAGACCATCGCCTCCAACTAA